The genomic interval AGGGTTTGACACATTGATTAAAATTTATTCATGATGACCTAACAAGTCTTAAAGCTGATGCAACGTTAAAATAGCACTTACACTGTGATAATTTTTATTTAGAACCTGTACAGGGAACAGCCTTTATATTAACCTGCTTAATGATGCTGTGCTGCTAATAGTGCTTATAGAAAGAGACAGCTCTTTGAATTTTAGTGTGTTGCTGTGTATACGTTGTTATTTGCTTCTGTTGAATAACCTAACCATCTCCCTTCTATAGGGTGAAGTCACATAGTCAGATTGCAACTGAAATAATATTGCTTATACACTATAGTAGCCTGTCTAGGGTAGATTGTCTAAGAATGGAGTAATGTGATGTGCTTCACTGATTCTTATGTAGATTAAATCTCAACTGACTTTGTTAATGAAATCTGTAATGCATGATGCTTCTGCAAGAGAGAAGAATACAGAAAATCCTCTTCTCTTACAGACTCCTCTGCATCACCATGTCCTCTGTGTGTACATGAGGCTTAAACTACATAAGATTGTTATGCAGATGAGGAAATATAAGACATGAATTTTCAGTTGTCTGAACAGAAGTTAATAACAATGCCACCACATAAGCCACTGTCCTCACTAAAAGATATATGCATTCAGTGGACTTTAGAGTGGATTTCTAGTGTTGTTAAGGTCTGTGGATCACATCAGCAGCACAAGTATCAGAGGCTTTACCTTATCTCTGCCCTCAGCTCTAACATCCGACAACATCTTCTTTTCCTTACCTTCAGACAACCTTTGTATGAAAGGAACTTGACATACAAGTGTTTGGTGCTGCAGTTACTAGGAGACCAAAATACCCGGAGTGTTGACTTTAGTTGTGCAGGTATTGCCTATCTTTATGAGGTAAACTACCTGTACAGGATCCTTACTCAGGTTCAGATAACAAACCTTACAAGACTGGGAATAAACTGTAACCTTAGGACTATGGCAGACAAGAAATGCCTGATGGAAGTCAATGCTACTTTCTATCCTGTCTTTAACAAGATGACAAATCTCCGCTGGGTCAGGCTAGTAGGAGTGGCTGATAAGACCCTCTTAACAGCACTCGGAATGAACTGTCCACACCTTGAGTACCTATATGTTGATGAATCCCATAGGGTGAATGATGAAGCAGTAGCAAAACTTCTCTTGAGAGACTCAATGGATGTGGCATTCCAAAACATAAAAGACTTTGATCTCCAAGACATACCAACAAATCCTTGTGCCTCTAGTCTTAAGGTGATAGGCCTTAATGGAACGGAAGTGAGCATGAAGAGTGTTCTCACCATCTTACACTGTGTCCCTTACCTTGAATCCTTTGAAGGAGATGTAAATGTAGGTTCTTTATGCAAAATAATGGAGAGCCTGCAACCAGAGGATGGCCACAGATCCTTCAACTTACAAAAACTGTGGGACACAAGAATCCTGCCCAACCAAGCCTTACTCATAGACAGAGTGTGCCCTCACCTTACTTATCTCTCCACTGATGCCTCTTCCCTTTTTGCCTTACACCTTCTTAGTTCTGTCTCATCCCTTACCCTTAAGCTTTACTTTCAGAATGCCACTATTGAAATCTACAATTACCTTTTAGTCTCTGGTGTGAATCTGAGAGAGCTTGTTCTTGTAGACCATATCAATTGCTGCCTGGACCTCACATGGCTTGTGGAACTGACTCCAAACCTAGAACATCTAGAGGCCACCATcatgaaagaagaagggaggaatatgTCACAATGGCCTCTCCTGACAACTGCCAAAATAACCTTAGAGTCCTCGAAGCCCCTTTTTGCCTTGATGACACATGCTCCCATACTGAAGGATCTTGATGTCACCTTTGAAGCATGGTCTGGTCTGGATACATTTGAGGATATTAACGATACCTTGATCACTAATGCAGTTGCCTCTGGCAGTTTACAGAACTTACAAAAGTTGAAGATAAATAAATGTGCCATTAGTATGAAGGGAATAGACTGCCTTATCTTGAACTGTCCAGATCTAATGTATTTGGCACCCCTTGCTTTTTGGAATGGTGTTTCTCATGAAGATCTTCAAATTCTCCatcaaagaacaaaagaaaataattggtGTTTTAGATTGGTTTTACGTGTGGACTGGGAAGACGATCAAAGGTCATCAGGTatttgtcataataatgataagtctgCTCTTATGTTGGCTTGTAGCTGATATGTTTGCTTATATCAGTCATTTTATCAAATGGTTATGATGCTAATTTGAACATCCAAATGTTAAGAATAATTCTTTAGATTGTTCTTTTTGTTGGTCATTTGCCACAGGATTGCATTAAGATATGTAAggttactgaaaaaaatatagatcacACAGATCATAAGGCCAAAGATTTAATATACAAGTGTTATTCATGGNNNNNNNNNNNNNNNNNNNNNNNNNNNNNNNNGGAATGATGCTCTAGATGGCAGCAAATGCAGCATAAACACTCTTTTAACTTATTAACATTCTCAGGCAGTTTCTGCAATAGTTACATGCCTtgtttcctgaaaaaaaatcaaaccatgaTTAAAGGAAGTTTTCCCATTCCTGATATTGTGTCACTTTTTGTGACCTAACTGCATGTTTACAGTTTAAACAGCAGTGTGCTTATTCCTTTTTATGCCAGTTAGTTTTATGATTCAAAAGAAAGCTCACTGAACGTTCTCTTTTCTTACAGACTCAGCAACATCATTGTATTCAGTAGGTATGATAAAATGGGTCTAAGCTGAATGTATATGGtataagcagaaaaagaaaatgttcattTTTGATGACTGATTGAAATTCTTAATTAGTGAAGTACAGAAGAAATAGTTATGCCACCATATAAAAAATTACCCTCTCTGACTGACATATGCACTGAACAAGTGTTGATCTTGCTCTATGAGGGCATCATTTTCAGTGCAACACCCAAGGAACGTAAACAACAGCACAATTATGTTTCTTCAACCCTGAATTCAAACATTCGGCAGCATCTAATCAATACTATCTTCCAACAACCCTTGCATAAGAAAACTTTTACTGGCAAATGTATGCTTCTGGAGATGCTAGGGGACCGTAGTACCCAAACCATTGACTTTAGCCGAGGAGGAAGTGTGTATATTAATGAAGTGTGGCACTTTTACCGCACTCTCACCATTGGCTTAATGATCAACCTAACCAAGCTTGGGCTGGCCTGCAATCTGAGGAAATTGAGTGATAAGAAATATCTTTTGGATGTTAATACTTCTCTTTATCATGTCTTCAGCCAAATGAAAAACTTGCGATGGGTTACGCTGATTGGTGTGGGAGATAGGACATTGCTGGAGAGTCTGGGTACAAATTGTATTCATCTTGAATACCTCAATGTTAATGAATCTTCTAGAGTAAATGATGAAGCAATTGCCCATCTTCTGCTGAAAGATCCAGAGCTTGCAGAGGGTCAGAGTGAAGATACCCTCTGCCTCCAAGACATCCAGACAAATCCTTGTGCAATGAATCTCAAGATGATAGGTGTCAGTGCAACCAATGTAAGCTTAACaggtgtttttgttcttcttcactATGTCCCTAAGCTTGAGTCACTTGGAGGCCCCATTCAAGCTGGCTCTGTAAGCAGTATCCTAGAGCATCTAAACCCAGAAGATGGGCACAAAGTTTTGAAGCTGAATGAGGTATGGGAGACAAAAATTCTTCCTTATCAAGCATCTCTCTTGAGTATGATGTGTCCGAACCTCACTTGCCTCACTTGTGATACGTCTTCACTTGACTCTTTATACATCGTCAATTCCATTTCAGCTCTCACCCTGAAACTCTGCTTCCGAAACTGTGTCAATGATATCTACAACTACCTCTTAGGCAGTGGCCAGATCCtcaaaaaacttatttttgtgGACCATATCAACTGTGGTTTAGACCTGTCATGGCTGGTTGAACTTACCCCAAACTTGGAGCACCTGGAGGCCACACTCACCAGGGAGGATGAGGCAGAAGTAGCAAAATGGCACTTCCTAAGGGTTGCCATAGTCACTGTGCAGTCCTCTAAAGTCACACTTGCACTGTTGACACATGCACCAGCACTAACAGATCTGGACATTACATTTACAATGGAACCTTATAAGGAGACCTTTAAATGCATCAATGATGACTTGATTATCAGTGCGTTGGTTGACGGTGGTCTTACACAACTACAGAAACTGTGTATCAATGAATGTGCTATAAGCATGAAGGGAATAGTGTCCCTCATCCTGCACTGCCCAGATTTGACATACTTGGCACCTCTTGCATTTTGGCGTGGTGTTAGCCCTCAGAGCATTTATGTGCTTTGCAGGCGGATAAAAGAAAGGAACTGGAAGCTCAGAATTGTTAAACGTGTTGATTGGGAAGATGAACAAGAATCTGATGAACATTTTGATATTTTACATCAGATGGCTGCTTGTAACTGTTCTGGGGGTtcatagtaattgtgataattgCTGCTAAGTGTAGAGGCCAACTGTGCCTGCTGTAGTGAGTAGTGAGCTCAGGAAATTATGATAAAGAGCTGTCTGTGGTTGAGATTTTATTAGTTGNNNNNNNNNNNNNNNNNNNNNNNNNNNNNNNNNNNNNNNNNNNNNNNNNNNNNNNNNNNNNNNNNNNNNNNNNNNNNNNNNNNNNNNNNNNNNNNNNNNNNNNNNNNNNTTTGCTATACCTTTGCACCCCCAATCTCCTACTCTTCCCTTACAGTGTCttaacccccttccttcct from Penaeus monodon isolate SGIC_2016 chromosome 21, NSTDA_Pmon_1, whole genome shotgun sequence carries:
- the LOC119586162 gene encoding uncharacterized protein LOC119586162, giving the protein MNFQLSEQKLITMPPHKPLSSLKDICIQWTLEWISSVVKVCGSHQQHKYQRLYLISALSSNIRQHLLFLTFRQPLYERNLTYKCLVLQLLGDQNTRSVDFSCAGIAYLYEVNYLYRILTQVQITNLTRLGINCNLRTMADKKCLMEVNATFYPVFNKMTNLRWVRLVGVADKTLLTALGMNCPHLEYLYVDESHRVNDEAVAKLLLRDSMDVAFQNIKDFDLQDIPTNPCASSLKVIGLNGTEVSMKSVLTILHCVPYLESFEGDVNVGSLCKIMESLQPEDGHRSFNLQKLWDTRILPNQALLIDRVCPHLTYLSTDASSLFALHLLSSVSSLTLKLYFQNATIEIYNYLLVSGVNLRELVLVDHINCCLDLTWLVELTPNLEHLEATIMKEEGRNMSQWPLLTTAKITLESSKPLFALMTHAPILKDLDVTFEAWSGLDTFEDINDTLITNAVASGSLQNLQKLKINKCAISMKGIDCLILNCPDLMYLAPLAFWNGVSHEDLQILHQRTKENNWCFRLVLRVDWEDDQRSSGICHNNDKSALMLACS